In Microbacterium sp. SLBN-146, one genomic interval encodes:
- a CDS encoding HAD hydrolase-like protein, whose protein sequence is MPHRSAWTCILWDVDGTIVDASDGILHRLTVTLEHFGKKAPVRSELAHWIGPPQFDSFQANVGMSPEESADAVAFYRALGKQEGFTTGAKLFPGVADIISKVAAAGIPQATASSKPEVQVVELMKHFGLTDDFITLVGATPDERTLASKAEIVGEALRRLEAAGVDTSRPVLIGDRHHDIDGGAVHGVPVIFVRWGFSWPHEADGAAAAVSTAAELEALLLVEDPDA, encoded by the coding sequence ATGCCCCACCGCTCTGCATGGACCTGCATTCTGTGGGACGTCGACGGCACCATCGTGGATGCGTCCGACGGCATCCTTCACCGGCTGACGGTCACACTCGAGCACTTCGGCAAGAAGGCGCCCGTGCGCAGCGAGCTCGCGCACTGGATCGGACCGCCGCAGTTCGACTCGTTCCAGGCGAATGTCGGCATGTCGCCCGAAGAGTCCGCCGACGCCGTCGCGTTCTACCGCGCGCTCGGCAAGCAGGAGGGCTTCACGACGGGCGCCAAGCTCTTCCCCGGGGTGGCAGACATCATCTCGAAGGTCGCGGCAGCCGGCATCCCGCAGGCGACCGCATCGTCGAAGCCCGAAGTACAGGTCGTCGAGCTGATGAAGCACTTCGGACTGACCGACGACTTCATCACCCTCGTGGGTGCGACGCCCGACGAGCGGACGCTCGCGTCGAAGGCAGAGATCGTCGGTGAAGCGCTCCGTCGCCTCGAGGCGGCGGGAGTCGACACGAGCAGACCGGTCCTCATCGGTGACCGCCACCACGACATCGACGGCGGCGCCGTCCACGGCGTGCCGGTGATCTTCGTGCGCTGGGGCTTCAGCTGGCCGCACGAGGCCGACGGTGCCGCGGCGGCGGTGAGTACGGCCGCCGAGCTCGAGGCGCTGCTGCTGGTGGAAGACCCCGATGCCTGA
- the nucS gene encoding endonuclease NucS, translating to MRLVIARCSVDYTGRLNAHLPLATRLLVHKGDGSLLVHSDGGSYKPLNWMSPPCRLEVEAPDDESASAGVIAHWRVTHAKTGDALLVRIYEILHDSQHELGVDPGLQKDGVEADLQRLLAEQVDVIGDGLTLVRREFPTAIGPVDLLLRDPAGGTIAVEVKRRGDIDGVEQLTRYLQLLSRDPHLAPVTGVFAAQEIKPQARVLATDRGIRCVTLDYDGMKGVESGAPRLF from the coding sequence GTGAGACTCGTCATCGCCCGCTGCTCCGTCGACTACACGGGTCGACTCAACGCGCATCTCCCCCTCGCCACGCGACTGCTCGTGCACAAGGGCGACGGGTCGCTGCTCGTCCACTCCGACGGCGGGTCGTACAAACCCCTCAACTGGATGAGCCCCCCGTGCCGTCTCGAGGTCGAGGCTCCCGACGACGAGTCCGCGTCAGCCGGCGTCATCGCGCACTGGCGCGTCACCCACGCGAAGACGGGCGATGCGCTCCTCGTGCGGATCTACGAGATCCTCCACGACTCGCAGCACGAGCTCGGCGTCGATCCGGGACTGCAGAAGGATGGCGTCGAGGCCGACCTGCAGCGCCTCCTTGCCGAGCAGGTCGACGTCATCGGCGACGGACTCACGCTCGTCCGCCGGGAGTTCCCGACCGCGATCGGACCCGTCGACCTCCTGCTGCGCGACCCCGCCGGCGGGACGATCGCCGTGGAGGTGAAACGCCGCGGCGACATCGACGGCGTCGAGCAGCTCACGCGCTATCTTCAGCTGCTTTCGCGCGACCCGCATCTCGCGCCCGTGACCGGCGTCTTCGCCGCGCAGGAGATCAAGCCGCAGGCGCGTGTCTTGGCGACCGATCGCGGAATCCGCTGTGTGACGCTCGACTACGACGGCATGAAGGGCGTCGAGTCGGGCGCGCCGCGACTGTTCTGA
- a CDS encoding MFS transporter, whose protein sequence is MQETLTRSQIVRWRNAIFAIFLATGIGFASWASRIPAVKVNLDINDFQLGILLFISGAASVIGLSLANLILVRWGARIGMLMSLATFGIGIGIVGFGADAVPSYALTAVGLALMGMGLAITDIMMNVEGAANEQAIGKTMMPLFHALFSLGTVAGAGIGVAMAAWQIGVGPHLWSIGVIVIILGAVAVRSVPNRETVDDPQPGDSAITRREKFIEALRVWREPRIYFIGVIMLGMAFAEGGANDWLPLAVVDGHDGTEAQGAIALTVFSIAMTVVRAIGGPIVDRFGRVWTLRVLAIAASGGLVLFILAPNLPLALVGVAFWGIGASLGFPLGMSAAADDPARAAASVSAAATIGYIAFLCGPPVLGWVSHQVGLLPTLWILVVLIALSGLASGAAKPIAGSKVGAGHPGEH, encoded by the coding sequence ATGCAGGAGACCCTCACCCGGAGCCAGATCGTGCGGTGGCGCAACGCGATCTTCGCCATCTTCCTCGCGACCGGCATCGGCTTCGCGAGCTGGGCTTCGCGCATCCCCGCCGTGAAGGTCAACCTCGACATCAACGACTTCCAGCTCGGCATCCTGCTCTTCATCTCGGGCGCGGCCTCGGTCATAGGCCTCTCGCTGGCGAATCTCATCCTCGTTCGCTGGGGAGCACGCATCGGCATGCTCATGAGCCTGGCGACCTTCGGGATCGGGATCGGGATCGTCGGTTTCGGTGCCGACGCGGTCCCGTCCTACGCACTCACGGCGGTCGGTCTGGCGCTCATGGGGATGGGCCTGGCGATCACCGACATCATGATGAACGTCGAGGGCGCCGCGAACGAGCAGGCGATCGGCAAGACGATGATGCCGCTCTTCCACGCGCTCTTCAGCCTCGGGACTGTTGCCGGCGCGGGGATCGGTGTCGCGATGGCGGCGTGGCAGATCGGCGTGGGCCCTCACCTCTGGTCGATCGGAGTGATCGTCATCATCCTCGGAGCGGTCGCCGTGCGTTCCGTGCCGAACCGCGAGACGGTCGACGATCCCCAGCCCGGCGACTCCGCCATCACCCGGCGCGAGAAGTTCATCGAGGCGCTTCGCGTCTGGCGCGAACCTCGCATCTACTTCATCGGCGTCATCATGCTCGGCATGGCGTTCGCCGAGGGCGGCGCCAATGACTGGCTCCCCCTCGCCGTCGTCGACGGTCACGACGGCACGGAGGCGCAGGGAGCGATCGCGCTGACCGTGTTCTCGATCGCGATGACCGTCGTGCGAGCGATCGGAGGCCCGATCGTCGATCGCTTCGGCCGCGTCTGGACCCTCCGCGTCCTCGCGATCGCCGCGAGCGGCGGCCTCGTGCTCTTCATCCTTGCTCCGAACCTCCCGCTCGCTCTCGTCGGTGTCGCGTTCTGGGGAATCGGCGCGTCGCTCGGATTCCCGCTCGGCATGTCGGCGGCCGCCGACGACCCGGCCCGCGCCGCGGCATCCGTCAGCGCTGCCGCCACGATCGGCTACATCGCGTTCCTCTGCGGGCCTCCTGTCCTCGGCTGGGTCAGCCACCAGGTCGGACTGCTGCCGACGCTCTGGATCCTCGTCGTGCTCATCGCCCTCTCGGGCCTCGCCTCGGGCGCCGCCAAGCCGATCGCCGGCTCGAAGGTCGGCGCGGGGCACCCGGGCGAGCACTGA
- a CDS encoding LacI family DNA-binding transcriptional regulator, translated as MSTRRATISDVAREAGVSPSTASVVFSGKTPVSDATRERVRAAAASLGYTGPDPRAASLRTGRSGIVGVVFEEHLGRAFLDPVKTLMMDGLADAVAPLGAGLLLLRDDAAIDGAPTLTTAPIDAAVLIGCSGLLRESLDAVRSRGIPVVVIEGDAGPDIPRIGLDNREAQRQAARHLRALGHTDVTIVTLPVRSGWKRGWIPDRAVIGVDVTRDRLAGARDVFPDAAAFAAEASSIDEGLAAGRVLFADPARRPTAVIAQSDLLAAGVLRAAQEAGLRIPDDVSITGFDGIVVDGLAPYTLTTLVQPATEKGRAAGAAVAAMLEGQDAASLQFTSTFREGDTTGAPPSPR; from the coding sequence ATGAGCACGCGCCGGGCGACCATCTCCGACGTCGCGCGCGAGGCCGGAGTCTCGCCGTCGACGGCGTCCGTCGTTTTCAGCGGCAAGACGCCCGTCTCTGATGCCACGCGTGAGCGTGTGCGCGCCGCCGCGGCATCCCTCGGGTACACCGGTCCCGATCCGCGCGCCGCGTCGCTTCGCACGGGCCGATCGGGGATCGTCGGTGTGGTCTTCGAAGAGCATCTGGGACGAGCGTTCCTCGATCCCGTCAAGACACTCATGATGGACGGGCTCGCCGATGCGGTCGCGCCGCTCGGCGCGGGACTGCTCCTTCTGCGCGACGACGCCGCGATCGACGGCGCCCCCACCCTGACCACCGCGCCCATCGACGCCGCCGTCCTCATCGGTTGCAGCGGACTGCTGCGCGAATCGCTCGATGCCGTGAGGTCGCGCGGCATCCCCGTCGTCGTCATCGAGGGCGATGCCGGTCCTGACATCCCGCGCATCGGGCTCGACAACCGTGAGGCGCAGCGGCAGGCGGCCCGTCACCTGCGGGCGCTCGGGCACACCGATGTCACGATCGTGACCCTCCCGGTGCGCAGCGGGTGGAAGCGCGGGTGGATTCCCGATCGGGCCGTGATCGGCGTCGACGTCACGAGGGATCGACTGGCGGGTGCACGAGACGTCTTCCCGGATGCCGCAGCCTTCGCCGCAGAGGCGAGCTCGATCGACGAGGGGCTGGCGGCGGGCAGGGTGCTGTTCGCGGATCCGGCACGGCGCCCGACGGCTGTCATCGCGCAGAGCGATCTGCTCGCAGCGGGCGTCCTCCGGGCAGCGCAGGAGGCAGGGCTCCGCATCCCCGACGACGTCAGCATCACGGGTTTCGACGGCATCGTCGTCGACGGGCTCGCCCCGTACACGCTCACGACGCTCGTGCAGCCCGCGACCGAGAAGGGCCGCGCCGCGGGCGCCGCCGTCGCCGCGATGCTCGAGGGACAGGACGCGGCATCCCTCCAGTTCACGTCCACGTTCCGTGAGGGCGATACGACCGGAGCGCCGCCTTCGCCCCGGTAG
- a CDS encoding Na+/H+ antiporter subunit A gives MLVLLAAFGIVPILLPWLAHRIGPRVFTVAAILPAIAFVHAAIQTPLVLAANIPFEAFNWIAPLGIELSMRMDTLSWLMTLIVTGVGALVMLYCRWYFAGKTEGLAQFSAVLLAFAGAMYGLVLTDDLVVLVMFWELTSVLSYLLIGYYNKRAASRRAALQALLVTTLGGLVMLIGVVLLVVDTGTSSISLMLAEAPTGPVVDAALVLLLVGALSKSAIFPFHFWLPGAMAAPTPVSAYLHAAAMVKAGIYLIARFAPIFALAPTWRPIVIGLGVFTMLLGGLQALRETDLKRILAFGTVSQLGMLTVVLGYGTRDAALAGLALLLSHALFKSALFLVVGIIDRQLSTRDIRELSGVGRQAPTIAVLSTVAIASMIGIIPTIGWVAKEGTLAALLHDAEGGAAWGIVALIGIALGSVLTAAYGIRFIWGAFWTKRDADGAPVAATEWPDPPLGFILAPALLAALSLAAGFAAPWLDTAFATYADTAPVASPGVPAPEYPGYLSLWHGFEPALFISLGSIALGVLVFWLTRTRAPRRLASFTASDVYNATLRAVARLAVVTTSLTQRGSLPVYVGTIFVVFVTAEATALIMGGHWVVDIAGWHTPMQLVVAPIMIAAGIVAVRARKRYTGVVLVSVTGLGMVLLFATSGAPDLAVTQVLIETVTLVAFALVLRRIPSRMGEHNASVAPVARAVLGAAVGVTMAFVALVATGARVAEPISERFPELAYEIGHGKNVVNVALVDIRGWDTMGELSVLILAATGVASLVFVTHRADTLSRFNALPTGATRNRRVLVETSDGLRQRDDATGSGRTAWLVGGQRVRPENRSIVLEVVVRILFHSIIVVSLYLLFAGHNLPGGGFAGGLVAGMALVMRYIAGGRYELGAAAPTDAGRLLGVGMSIAVACAIVPLFFGAAPLTSDFIEGELPILGHVEFVSSTLFDIGVYLVVIGLVLDVLRSLGAEVDRQAQELRTRGVSTR, from the coding sequence ATGCTGGTCCTCCTCGCCGCGTTCGGAATCGTCCCGATCCTGCTCCCGTGGCTCGCCCACAGGATCGGGCCGCGCGTCTTCACGGTCGCTGCGATCCTCCCGGCCATCGCTTTCGTTCACGCCGCGATCCAGACGCCGCTCGTTCTGGCGGCGAACATTCCGTTCGAGGCATTCAACTGGATCGCGCCCCTCGGCATCGAACTGTCGATGCGCATGGACACGCTGTCGTGGCTCATGACGCTCATCGTCACGGGTGTCGGCGCGCTCGTCATGCTCTACTGCCGCTGGTACTTCGCGGGTAAGACGGAAGGCCTCGCGCAGTTCTCGGCCGTCCTCCTCGCCTTCGCCGGTGCGATGTACGGACTCGTCCTCACCGACGACCTGGTCGTCCTCGTGATGTTCTGGGAACTCACGAGCGTCCTCTCATATCTGCTCATCGGCTACTACAACAAGCGCGCTGCCAGCCGTCGTGCGGCTCTCCAGGCTCTCCTCGTGACGACGCTCGGCGGACTCGTCATGCTCATCGGCGTCGTACTGCTCGTCGTCGACACGGGCACCTCGAGCATCTCCCTGATGCTCGCTGAAGCACCGACGGGTCCCGTCGTGGATGCCGCACTCGTCCTCCTGCTCGTCGGCGCGCTCAGCAAGTCGGCGATCTTCCCCTTCCACTTCTGGCTGCCTGGCGCCATGGCCGCCCCCACGCCCGTCAGCGCCTACCTCCACGCCGCCGCGATGGTGAAGGCCGGCATCTATCTCATCGCGCGTTTCGCCCCGATCTTCGCGCTCGCTCCCACGTGGCGTCCGATCGTGATCGGGCTCGGCGTCTTCACGATGCTGCTCGGCGGACTCCAGGCCCTCCGCGAGACCGACCTCAAGCGCATCCTCGCGTTCGGCACGGTCAGTCAGCTCGGCATGCTCACGGTCGTTCTGGGATACGGCACGCGGGATGCCGCGCTCGCCGGCCTCGCGCTCCTCCTCAGCCACGCTCTCTTCAAGTCGGCGCTCTTCCTCGTCGTCGGCATCATCGACCGACAGCTGTCGACGCGCGACATCCGTGAACTCAGCGGAGTGGGACGGCAGGCCCCGACGATCGCCGTCCTCTCGACGGTCGCGATCGCGTCGATGATCGGCATCATCCCCACGATCGGGTGGGTGGCGAAGGAAGGCACTCTCGCGGCGCTCTTGCATGACGCCGAGGGCGGCGCGGCGTGGGGGATCGTCGCGCTGATCGGCATCGCCCTCGGCTCGGTCCTCACCGCCGCCTACGGCATCCGCTTCATCTGGGGCGCGTTCTGGACGAAGCGCGACGCCGACGGAGCGCCGGTCGCCGCGACCGAGTGGCCTGATCCGCCCCTCGGATTCATCCTGGCCCCCGCGCTCCTCGCCGCCCTCTCGCTTGCGGCCGGGTTCGCAGCGCCCTGGCTCGACACGGCCTTCGCGACCTATGCGGACACCGCGCCGGTGGCGAGCCCCGGCGTCCCCGCCCCCGAGTATCCGGGCTACCTCTCGCTCTGGCACGGCTTCGAACCCGCCCTCTTCATCTCCCTCGGCTCGATCGCCCTGGGTGTGCTGGTCTTCTGGCTCACCCGCACGCGGGCGCCGCGCCGGCTGGCATCCTTCACGGCATCCGATGTCTACAATGCGACGCTCCGTGCCGTCGCGCGCCTGGCCGTCGTGACCACGAGCCTCACGCAGCGAGGATCGCTCCCGGTCTATGTCGGAACGATCTTCGTGGTGTTCGTCACGGCGGAGGCGACAGCCCTCATCATGGGCGGGCACTGGGTCGTCGACATCGCCGGATGGCACACCCCGATGCAGCTCGTCGTCGCACCCATCATGATCGCCGCGGGGATCGTGGCGGTGCGCGCGCGCAAGCGCTACACGGGGGTCGTCCTGGTGTCGGTCACCGGTCTCGGGATGGTCTTGCTCTTCGCCACGAGCGGCGCGCCCGACCTGGCCGTGACGCAAGTGCTCATCGAGACCGTCACCCTCGTGGCGTTCGCTCTGGTTCTTCGTCGGATTCCTTCCCGCATGGGCGAGCACAACGCCTCGGTCGCCCCCGTCGCCCGCGCCGTGCTCGGCGCCGCCGTCGGTGTGACGATGGCCTTCGTCGCCCTTGTCGCGACGGGCGCACGCGTCGCCGAGCCCATCTCGGAACGCTTCCCCGAGCTCGCCTACGAGATCGGGCACGGCAAGAACGTCGTCAACGTCGCGCTCGTCGACATCCGCGGCTGGGACACGATGGGCGAGCTCTCGGTGCTCATCCTCGCCGCGACGGGCGTCGCCTCGCTCGTCTTCGTCACGCACCGCGCCGACACGCTGTCGAGGTTCAACGCGTTGCCCACGGGCGCGACCCGCAACCGGCGCGTGCTGGTGGAGACCTCCGACGGCCTGCGGCAGCGGGACGACGCGACGGGCAGCGGCCGGACCGCGTGGCTCGTCGGCGGTCAGCGCGTTCGACCCGAGAACCGATCGATCGTCCTCGAAGTCGTCGTGCGGATCCTGTTCCACTCGATCATCGTCGTGTCGCTCTACCTGCTCTTCGCCGGCCACAACCTTCCGGGTGGCGGGTTCGCCGGCGGACTCGTGGCGGGAATGGCGCTCGTCATGCGCTACATCGCGGGAGGCCGCTACGAACTCGGCGCCGCGGCGCCCACGGATGCCGGACGCCTCCTCGGAGTCGGCATGTCCATCGCCGTCGCCTGCGCGATCGTGCCCCTCTTCTTCGGCGCCGCTCCGCTGACGAGCGACTTCATCGAAGGTGAGCTCCCCATCCTCGGCCACGTCGAGTTCGTCTCTTCCACTCTCTTCGACATCGGCGTCTACCTCGTCGTCATCGGACTCGTCCTCGATGTTCTCCGAAGCCTGGGCGCCGAAGTCGACCGCCAGGCGCAAGAGCTCCGCACGCGGGGGGTGAGCACGCGATGA
- a CDS encoding Na(+)/H(+) antiporter subunit C, whose protein sequence is MNVSLVLIIIMAVLFACGVYAMLERSLTRVLIGFLLLGNAANLLLLIVMGRPGIAPFYGAGESEDMSDPLPQALTLTAIVITFAVSAFLLALIYRSWQLGQADTVEDDEADAAVRARSTASEDVMDDETEIEDEDDDVTTDFVGLATAPITVLGSRDLSSLRDDAPVDRPRSSEDRPKAGEDS, encoded by the coding sequence ATGAACGTGTCGCTCGTCCTGATCATCATCATGGCCGTGCTCTTCGCGTGCGGCGTCTACGCGATGCTCGAGCGCAGCCTCACTCGCGTCCTCATCGGATTCCTGCTCCTCGGCAACGCCGCAAACCTCCTCCTGCTGATCGTCATGGGCCGGCCCGGCATCGCCCCCTTCTACGGGGCCGGCGAGTCCGAGGACATGTCCGATCCGCTGCCGCAAGCGCTCACGCTCACCGCCATCGTCATCACGTTCGCCGTGTCGGCGTTCCTCCTCGCCCTGATCTACCGGTCCTGGCAGCTCGGGCAGGCCGACACTGTCGAGGACGACGAGGCGGATGCCGCGGTCCGGGCCCGGTCGACCGCGTCGGAAGACGTCATGGACGACGAGACCGAGATCGAAGACGAAGACGACGACGTCACGACCGACTTCGTCGGCCTCGCGACCGCGCCGATCACCGTGCTCGGCAGCCGCGATCTCTCGTCGCTCCGCGACGACGCACCCGTCGACCGCCCGCGATCCTCCGAGGACCGGCCGAAAGCGGGTGAGGACTCATGA
- a CDS encoding Na+/H+ antiporter subunit D: protein MSALVPLLVTLPLLGAAIALIAGRHRRTQVAVSITTLTVVFIIAAVLLWAVDGSNEALAVSVGGWPIPFGIILYVDRLAALLVLVSSLVLLAVLLFSVGQGAADGDDDTPVSIFHPTYLILAAGIFNAFIAGDLFNLYVGFEILLVASYVLITLGSTESRIRAGVIYIVVSLVSSILFLAAIAMIYGALGTVNIVQISQRMDELPQETQLVLHLMLLLAFAIKAAVFPLSFWLPDSYPTAPAPVTAVFAGLLTKVGVYAMIRTETEMFLDNDVNFLLLIVAVATMIVGVLGALAQAELKRILSFTLVSHIGYMVFGLAIATPAAIGATIYYMVHHIVVQTTLFLAVGLIERRAGSTSILRVKGLMRAAPVIAILYFIPAINLGGLPPFSGFIGKYALFDAAAEVGTPIMMVLIVAGVVTSLLTLYALMRAWNLAFWREEDDSAETEARISYLGDAPAAAVETERRVIPKIMTAATAGMVGVTVALTVFAGPLYEVCERIGAALLEPVTLVQLQGEVEP, encoded by the coding sequence ATGAGCGCGCTCGTTCCGCTCCTCGTCACCCTCCCGCTCCTCGGCGCCGCCATCGCGCTCATCGCCGGTCGTCATCGCCGCACGCAGGTCGCCGTGTCGATCACGACGCTGACCGTCGTGTTCATCATCGCCGCGGTCCTGCTGTGGGCGGTGGACGGGAGCAACGAGGCGCTCGCCGTCTCGGTCGGCGGCTGGCCGATCCCGTTCGGCATCATCCTCTACGTCGACCGGCTCGCGGCGCTCCTCGTGCTGGTCTCGAGCCTCGTGCTTCTCGCGGTTCTTCTGTTCTCGGTGGGGCAGGGCGCCGCGGACGGCGACGACGACACACCGGTCTCGATCTTCCACCCGACCTACCTCATCCTCGCGGCCGGCATCTTCAATGCGTTCATCGCGGGTGATCTGTTCAATCTGTACGTCGGGTTCGAGATCCTCCTCGTCGCGTCGTACGTCCTCATCACCCTCGGATCGACGGAGTCGCGGATCCGCGCGGGCGTCATCTACATCGTCGTGTCGCTCGTGTCATCGATCCTGTTCCTCGCGGCGATCGCGATGATCTACGGCGCCCTCGGCACGGTCAACATCGTGCAGATCTCGCAGCGCATGGACGAGCTGCCGCAGGAGACCCAGCTCGTCCTGCACCTGATGCTGCTTCTCGCTTTCGCGATCAAGGCCGCTGTCTTCCCGCTGTCCTTCTGGCTCCCCGACTCCTATCCGACTGCTCCTGCCCCCGTCACGGCCGTCTTCGCCGGTTTGCTGACCAAGGTCGGCGTCTACGCGATGATCCGCACCGAGACGGAGATGTTCCTCGACAACGACGTGAACTTCCTCCTGCTCATCGTCGCGGTCGCAACGATGATCGTGGGGGTGCTCGGCGCGCTCGCGCAGGCCGAGCTGAAACGCATCCTGTCCTTCACGCTGGTGAGCCATATCGGCTACATGGTCTTCGGGCTCGCGATAGCGACACCCGCCGCGATCGGCGCGACCATCTACTACATGGTCCACCACATCGTCGTGCAGACGACCCTGTTCCTCGCGGTCGGACTCATCGAGCGACGAGCCGGGAGCACGTCGATCCTCCGGGTCAAGGGACTCATGCGCGCGGCACCCGTGATCGCGATCCTGTACTTCATTCCGGCGATCAATCTCGGCGGCCTGCCACCCTTCTCCGGGTTCATCGGCAAGTACGCGCTGTTCGACGCCGCCGCCGAAGTGGGCACGCCCATCATGATGGTCCTCATCGTCGCGGGTGTCGTCACATCGCTCCTGACGCTCTACGCCCTCATGCGCGCGTGGAACCTCGCTTTCTGGCGAGAGGAGGACGACTCGGCCGAGACCGAGGCGCGCATCTCGTACCTCGGCGACGCGCCGGCTGCCGCGGTGGAGACCGAGCGTCGTGTCATCCCGAAGATCATGACGGCGGCGACCGCAGGGATGGTGGGCGTCACGGTGGCCCTCACGGTGTTCGCCGGACCGCTCTACGAGGTGTGTGAGCGAATCGGTGCGGCGCTCCTCGAACCCGTGACTCTCGTCCAGCTGCAGGGGGAGGTCGAGCCGTGA